The following coding sequences lie in one Rutidosis leptorrhynchoides isolate AG116_Rl617_1_P2 chromosome 6, CSIRO_AGI_Rlap_v1, whole genome shotgun sequence genomic window:
- the LOC139855793 gene encoding B3 domain-containing protein Os04g0386900-like, with amino-acid sequence MDYKTQIGSVTHGGGKTNDESQMPEPLEDDESWPLTDKPYFIQVLRQKNVARLFQLEIPPEVSDKLPTKSVPAQLLYRGNTWNLLLGDQKPKKKVDKHGWTKFVTDNNLKAGDACVFELMDGKLTNLVKFRVQILKDDFPSELLANAAGANEDNPIVL; translated from the exons ATGGATTATAAAACACAGATAGGATCAGTCACGCATGGGGGAGGAAAAACTAATGATGAATCTCAGATGCCTGAACCTTTAGAAGATGATGAATCTTGGCCATTAACGGACAAACCGTATTttattcaggttcttcgccaaaaaaaTGTTGCTAGGTTGTTTCAACTG GAGATCCCACCAGAAGTATCTGATAAGCTTCCAACTAAGTCCGTCCCTGCTCAGTTATTATACCGAGGGAACACATGGAACCTACTCCTCGGTGATCAAAAGCCTAAGAAAAAGGTTGACAAACATGGCTGGACAAAATTCGTGACTGACAACAATCTTAAAGCTGGAGATGCATGTGTTTTTGAATTGATGGATGGAAAGTTAACGAATCTTGTTAAGTTTAGAGTTCAGATCCTCAAAGATGATTTCCCTTCAGAACTATTGGCAAATGCAGCAGGAGCTAACGAGGACAATCCTATTGTATTGTAG
- the LOC139854302 gene encoding protein NUCLEAR FUSION DEFECTIVE 4-like → MNLARVGIVGSFTTKVDDVLETVSVPEKIVGDKMGISPSVGCNSDEVVLDDRHVFNGLDIAQVGFKKSISVASNVAIEVVGPSYVLPDPDLVVAGPIDAINIPDPVQDSFGSIDGPGQDHIFTQVAYQFPNSEANEDNLTFAERLARLKKEKKRKKEELLATRKKESNEDRPSLIGDIVSRSRKKVNEASTSSSHKLQDNIEELDYGDAIQNLFMGGIDVKKGVSTCNKNMRFNGKLEWNNVQGGFAAFDEMMTSMAEESVPVNASLISTREVPKLRLRLIKIMKVSVECRKWMVLVAAIWIQAFTGTNFDFPSYSTQMKRILEINQVQLNYMAMASDIGKLFGWCSGLLLLYFPTWLVLFMAAFLGLFGYGLQWLIIQKQFSLPYFMVFVLSLSAGGSIPWFNTVCFVLNITNFTENWPLAVSLSVSFNGVTAALYNLIATKLSPNNKNTSYLLLNAIVPFIVAIAALGPILQQPGSQPIDETVIKDDAHVFVCMYTLAAVTGLYLFLFEPKSQSVVVVAMLLIVLPFIFPKIVYIFKTGHRAYYSEGHHVEGPNYKLVESTNHEEVVEECSSPVQYRNCWIFYMIFEKDRIRDLGEEHNPVYLLSRYDFWLYYIAYFCGGTIGLVYSNNLGQIAQSLGFITETKALVTIYSTCSFFGRLFSAAADLVACFYHQKCTGMYTTRTGRLTLGLVPMPIAFLTLLLSSNLTALSVATGFIGICSGFLISTAISITSELFGPKSSGINHNIVITNIPLGSLIYGVIAALIYDDHIESPKLVELVDRSTVCIGKGCYYETFLIWGCISLIGLASSYILFLRTKPAYEKQHKNKSRHRSIFDDG, encoded by the exons GTCCCTCTGTTGGTTGTAATTCGGATGAGGTAGTTTTAGATGATAGACATGTTTTTAATGGTTTGGATATTGCTCAAGTTGGTTTCAAGAAGTCTATTAGTGTCGCTTCCAATGTTGCAATAGAAGTAGTTGGGCCTTCTTATGTTTTACCTGATCCTGATTTAGTTGTTGCTGGGCCAATTGATGCTATTAATATTCCTGACCCAGTACAAGATTCTTTTGGGTCGATTGATGGGCCTGGACAGGATCATATTTTTACTCAAGTTGCTTATCAGTTTCCGAATTCGGAAGCAAACGAAGACAACCTTACGTTCGCGGAAAGATTGGCTCGATTGaagaaggaaaagaaaagaaagaaagaagaattgtTGGCTACACGAAAGAAAGAATCGAACGAAGATAGACCAAGTCTAATTGGCGATATTGTTTCGAGATCGAGAAAAAAGGTGAACGAGGCGTCCACCTCGAGTTCCCATAAGCTTCAGGATAACATTGAAGAGTTGGATTACGGGGATGCAATTCAAAATTTATTTATGGGAGGTATAGATGTCAAGAAGGGCGTTTCAACTTGCAATAAAAACATGCGGTTCAATGGCAAATTGGAATGGAATAATGTCCAAGGAGGTTTCGCGGCATTTGACGAAATGATGACGAGTATGGCTGAAGAGAGCGTACCGGTTAATGCCTCTCTTATTAGTACTCGTGAGGTCCCTA AATTAAGATTGCGATTAATTAAGATTATGAAGGTATCCGTAGAATGTCGAAAATGGATGGTATTGGTAGCAGCGATATGGATACAGGCGTTTACCGGTACAAATTTCGACTTCCCTTCATATTCAACACAAATGAAAAGAATACTTGAAATAAATCAGGTGCAATTGAATTATATGGCCATGGCTTCCGATATTGGCAAGTTGTTCGGCTGGTGTTCTGGTCTTCTTTTGTTGTATTTTCCGACATGGCTTGTTCTTTTCATGGCTGCTTTTCTCGGTTTATTCGGTTATGGTCTTCAATGGCTTATTATTCAGAAACAATTCTCCTTGCCTTATTTCATG GTGTTTGTTTTATCGTTATCAGCTGGGGGCAGCATCCCCTGGTTCAACACAGTCTGTTTCGTTTTAAACATTACAAACTTCACAGAAAACTGGCCACTTGCAGTATCATTAAGTGTTAGTTTCAATGGAGTAACAGCAGCTTTATACAATCTAATTGCAACTAAATTAAGCCCTAATAACAAAAACACCTCATACCTTCTTTTAAACGCCATTGTCCCGTTCATCGTCGCAATTGCAGCACTAGGCCCGATACTCCAACAACCCGGGTCACAACCAATAGATGAAACAGTCATTAAAGATGATGCACATGTATTCGTCTGTATGTATACATTAGCCGCTGTAACGGGCCTATATCTTTTCCTTTTCGAACCCAAATCACAAAGTGTAGTAGTTGTGGCAATGTTGTTAATAGTCCTTCCATTTATTTTCCCTAAAATTGTTTACATTTTTAAAACGGGCCATCGGGCTTATTATTCCGAGGGCCACCATGTTGAAGGCCCGAATTATAAACTGGTTGAATCAACAAACCATGAAGAAGTTGTTGAAGAATGTTCAAGTCCTGTGCAATATAGGAATTGTTGGATTTTTTATATGATTTTTGAGAAAGATCGAATAAGGGATCTTGGCGAGGAACATAACCCTGTGTATCTTTTGAGTCGATATGACTTTTGGCTTTACTATATCGCGTATTTTTGCGGGGGTACAATTGGACTTGTTTACAGTAATAATTTAGGACAGATTGCTCAATCACTTGGGTTCATAACCGAGACAAAAGCACTTGTTACGATTTATTCTACATGCTCGTTTTTTGGTCGTCTTTTTTCGGCTGCTGCAGATTTGGTTGCATGCTTTTACCACCAGAAATGTACAG GAATGTATACAACTCGAACAGGAAGGTTAACGCTTGGACTCGTGCCAATGCCAATCGCGTTTCTTACATTACTCCTATCGTCAAATTTGACTGCTTTGAGTGTAGCAACCGGGTTCATaggaatatgctccgggttcttaatttcaACAGCGATATCAATTACGTCAGAGCTTTTCGGGCCGAAAAGCTCTGGGATCAATCATAACATTGTAATAACGAATATCCCGTTGGGATCGTTAATATATGGTGTTATTGCAGCTTTAATCTATGATGATCACATTGAAAGTCCGAAACTGGTGGAACTTGTTGATAGATCAACTGTATGTATTGGTAAAGGATGCTATTACGAGACGTTTCTCATATGGGGTTGTATTTCTTTGATAGGTTTGGCTTCTAGTTATATTCTTTTTCTAAGAACAAAACCTGCTTATGAAAAACAACATAAGAACAAAAGTAGACATCGTTCGATCTTTGATGACGGTTGA